One Olsenella sp. oral taxon 807 DNA segment encodes these proteins:
- a CDS encoding AbrB/MazE/SpoVT family DNA-binding domain-containing protein, whose translation MPTTFTDNAKVMPKGQVTIPKEVREVLGVQSGDKVTFIVDGTTVRVANAAQYAMRLLQEEMRGEAEQAGLTSEDDVAAFVSSMRGDG comes from the coding sequence ATGCCCACCACATTCACCGACAACGCAAAGGTCATGCCCAAGGGCCAGGTCACCATCCCCAAAGAGGTGCGTGAGGTCCTGGGCGTCCAGTCCGGCGACAAGGTCACCTTTATCGTGGACGGTACCACGGTACGCGTAGCCAACGCCGCCCAGTATGCCATGCGCCTCCTGCAGGAGGAGATGCGCGGGGAGGCCGAGCAGGCCGGGCTCACCTCCGAGGACGACGTGGCAGCCTTCGTCTCCTCGATGCGCGGGGATGGCTAG